A window from Candidatus Gracilibacteria bacterium encodes these proteins:
- a CDS encoding O-antigen ligase family protein — protein MISPWGFDTFETPKNVLFKSALALVFMLWGGAHIFGKTSIGPRLTHKEWLMLAGFLVILGLSMLTSVHPELSFWGSLGRQGGVINYLAYAAIFVVGIQLFGESSTRANKNRQLFLKCVLIAGVLMSIIALLQRAGMYFFGQNLIDGFAGRSFSTIGNPTMMGAYLIFPIGAALALLQNSKLKERDWWPAILWGAIALMVAALFAAENRASILALGVMAMLHGLFLLRLRNRTKFLLFSLGIIALMSGLYLFKDEVRSLASRWSIWTSCIEWLSQNPFVGSGAESFGLIFESIVRPDFFETETYLSLADRPHNEFLEWWIHFGLLGALFYVWLVVSLVKAWLTQTPQQKHLKPEAYWIGLALIGFLVSNQFSFSIAIHGLYFALFLAFLISYCPRKGVALKPVFTKVVASLAFVAGLGLLIIQGSILIKDSQMSSAVSAFKNGHAEELAMHLEAMSRWQPHYPEYYLAGTDLAIASGDLALAQQLNGVHRRITHDGAQALLVAAEISFYMDDHEATLAIYESLEADGRNLPLLYQHWARVLVILEDFEAAAQTFDKLFVLLPDYWKANPDQTELMSFEQRIFWKQHPWFVDVLEDAKKAYEETGRTESLQSKWIPG, from the coding sequence GTGATTTCCCCTTGGGGATTTGACACCTTTGAAACTCCGAAAAATGTTCTTTTCAAAAGTGCATTGGCGCTTGTTTTTATGCTGTGGGGAGGTGCTCATATCTTTGGGAAAACATCTATTGGGCCAAGACTGACCCACAAAGAATGGTTGATGCTTGCTGGATTTCTTGTGATTCTTGGCTTATCAATGCTGACCAGCGTTCATCCTGAGCTTAGTTTTTGGGGCAGTCTTGGCAGGCAAGGTGGGGTTATTAATTATTTAGCTTACGCTGCGATCTTTGTTGTAGGTATTCAACTATTTGGAGAATCTTCTACCCGCGCAAACAAAAATCGACAACTTTTTCTAAAATGCGTTCTTATCGCAGGAGTTTTAATGTCAATAATCGCATTACTGCAGAGAGCAGGAATGTACTTTTTTGGACAAAATCTGATAGATGGTTTCGCTGGCCGCTCATTTTCCACGATAGGAAACCCTACCATGATGGGCGCTTATCTGATTTTCCCCATTGGCGCTGCACTAGCTCTTCTACAAAACTCTAAACTCAAAGAGCGTGACTGGTGGCCTGCAATACTATGGGGTGCCATTGCCTTGATGGTGGCGGCTCTTTTTGCTGCAGAAAACCGTGCGAGCATTCTTGCTCTAGGTGTAATGGCTATGCTGCACGGTCTGTTTCTTTTACGATTACGAAATCGTACAAAGTTCTTGCTATTTTCCCTGGGAATAATCGCACTGATGAGTGGTCTATACTTATTCAAGGATGAAGTCAGATCGCTGGCCTCACGCTGGAGCATATGGACCAGTTGCATTGAATGGCTCAGTCAAAATCCATTTGTAGGCAGTGGAGCTGAAAGTTTTGGCCTAATCTTTGAATCCATAGTTCGGCCCGACTTCTTTGAAACAGAGACCTACTTGAGTCTAGCGGACCGCCCCCATAATGAATTTTTAGAATGGTGGATACACTTTGGCTTACTGGGTGCTCTTTTTTATGTGTGGCTGGTTGTTAGCTTGGTGAAGGCATGGCTCACTCAGACACCTCAACAGAAGCACCTAAAGCCTGAAGCCTACTGGATTGGACTCGCTCTAATCGGGTTTTTGGTAAGCAATCAGTTTAGTTTTTCAATCGCAATACATGGACTGTACTTTGCACTTTTCTTAGCTTTTCTGATTTCTTACTGCCCTCGTAAAGGTGTTGCACTTAAACCTGTCTTTACAAAAGTAGTAGCGAGTTTGGCTTTTGTGGCGGGCCTAGGGCTTTTGATTATACAAGGAAGTATCCTGATAAAGGATAGTCAAATGTCCTCTGCTGTCTCAGCTTTTAAGAATGGTCACGCTGAAGAACTTGCAATGCATCTTGAAGCAATGAGTCGCTGGCAACCTCACTATCCAGAGTACTACCTGGCAGGAACTGATCTGGCGATTGCCTCAGGAGACCTGGCTCTAGCTCAGCAGCTTAATGGCGTGCACCGTCGCATCACTCATGATGGAGCACAAGCTCTTCTAGTGGCAGCTGAAATCTCCTTTTACATGGATGACCATGAGGCAACTCTCGCAATCTATGAATCTCTGGAAGCTGATGGTCGTAATCTACCTCTTCTCTATCAACATTGGGCGCGTGTGTTAGTGATTTTGGAAGATTTTGAGGCTGCAGCACAAACCTTTGACAAACTTTTTGTCCTTTTACCTGATTACTGGAAAGCAAATCCAGACCAAACTGAACTGATGAGCTTTGAACAGAGAATTTTCTGGAAACAACATCCCTGGTTTGTAGATGTACTTGAAGATGCTAAGAAAGCATATGAAGAAACGGGTAGAACTGAGAGTTTGCAAAGCAAATGGATACCCTGATAG